In the Flagellimonas sp. HMM57 genome, one interval contains:
- a CDS encoding molybdopterin-binding protein, translated as MNSLAGHITDIKVHGSLSLVTIGLPKKVTIQSIVIETPETASYLQMGKPVKILFKETEVVLGSNENHLISLQNRIQGIIMEIERGELLTKVTINSLAGKLTAIIGTDSSNQLGLKKEDEVIAMVKLNEIMLSE; from the coding sequence ATGAATAGTTTAGCTGGACATATAACCGATATAAAAGTGCACGGAAGCCTGTCGTTGGTTACAATAGGTTTGCCCAAAAAAGTTACAATACAAAGCATCGTTATAGAAACTCCGGAAACTGCTTCTTACCTTCAAATGGGCAAACCTGTAAAAATACTTTTTAAAGAGACCGAAGTTGTTTTAGGAAGCAACGAAAACCATCTCATTAGTCTGCAGAACAGAATACAGGGTATCATTATGGAAATTGAAAGAGGGGAGCTATTGACAAAAGTTACCATCAATTCCCTTGCTGGAAAGCTAACAGCTATAATCGGCACGGATTCCAGTAACCAATTAGGTTTAAAAAAAGAAGACGAAGTTATCGCCATGGTCAAGTTGAACGAAATCATGCTTTCAGAATGA
- the modA gene encoding molybdate ABC transporter substrate-binding protein, giving the protein MRFPSSLLYFVLGLFLWMLLGCNNHGTSEKITIATAANMRYAIEDLAKVFTKETGIQCDLVISSSGTLTAQIKEGAPYDVFISADTKYPNDLFNSGLTTNPPKTYAYGKLVLWTLKKHTVPSISILSDNSIEHIAIANPKIAPYGKAATSVLNYYKLLDKIEDKLVYGESISQTNQFILSGSAELGFTSISVVLAPELKEKGTWIELDNHLYEPIAQSVVLITHKKANSNSAKKFYDFLFSKKAKEILKNFGYSVDE; this is encoded by the coding sequence ATGAGATTTCCCAGCTCTTTACTATATTTTGTTCTAGGGTTGTTCCTTTGGATGCTGTTGGGGTGCAATAATCACGGTACAAGTGAAAAAATTACCATTGCGACCGCAGCAAATATGCGCTATGCCATAGAAGATCTTGCCAAGGTTTTTACGAAAGAAACAGGTATTCAATGTGATTTGGTAATTAGCTCCTCCGGGACCTTAACGGCACAAATAAAAGAAGGGGCACCATATGATGTATTCATTTCTGCGGATACAAAATACCCAAATGACCTTTTTAACAGCGGACTAACTACAAATCCTCCTAAAACGTATGCCTATGGAAAGTTGGTACTATGGACACTGAAGAAACATACAGTACCCTCTATATCAATTTTAAGTGATAACAGTATTGAGCACATTGCCATTGCAAATCCTAAAATTGCGCCTTATGGCAAAGCTGCAACATCGGTATTGAACTATTATAAGCTTTTGGATAAAATTGAAGATAAACTGGTATATGGAGAAAGTATATCGCAAACAAACCAGTTTATACTATCGGGCTCGGCAGAATTGGGATTCACTTCCATTTCCGTAGTTTTGGCACCAGAGTTAAAGGAAAAGGGTACTTGGATCGAGCTGGACAATCATCTTTATGAACCAATAGCGCAGAGCGTGGTTCTAATAACCCATAAAAAAGCGAATTCAAATTCAGCCAAAAAGTTTTATGATTTCTTATTCAGCAAGAAAGCAAAGGAAATTTTGAAAAACTTCGGATATTCGGTAGATGAATAG